A region of Dioscorea cayenensis subsp. rotundata cultivar TDr96_F1 chromosome 5, TDr96_F1_v2_PseudoChromosome.rev07_lg8_w22 25.fasta, whole genome shotgun sequence DNA encodes the following proteins:
- the LOC120261312 gene encoding delta-1-pyrroline-5-carboxylate synthase-like, translating to MEKGSKREGGEGPQASAAPPLPPPLHSIGKDPSHTLTPKTDALPLGYTPYGRVPPFAAMDPTRAFLKDVKRIIIKVGTAVVTRTDGRLALGRIGALCEQIKELNSCGFEVILVTSGAVGVGRQRLRYRKLINSSFADLQKPQVELDGKACAAVGQSGLMALYDALFSQLDVASSQLLVTDNDFRDSDFRTQLTETVNSLLALKVIPVFNENDAISTRKAPYEDSSGIFWDNDSLAALLALELKADLLVLLSDVEGLYSGPPGERDSRIIHTYVKEKHQGEITFGDKSRVGRGGMTAKVKAAVYAASAGTPVVITSGFATDNIIKVLQGERVGTLFHRDAHLWVLSKEVGAREMAVSARECSRRLQSLSSNDRRKILLAIADALEANENLIKIENEADVVAAQQAAYDKSLISRLTLKPGKISSLSNSIRILANMEEPIGQVLKRTELADGLILEKTSCPLGVLLIVFESRPDALVQIASLAVRSGNGLLLKGGKEAMRSNAILHKVITGAIPSSVGEKLIGLVTSRDEISDLLKLDDVIDLVIPRGSNKLVTLIKESTKIPVLGHADGICHVYIDKSANMDMAKGIVADAKLDYPAACNAMETLLVHEHLLKTEELNDLIVALRGEGVVLYGGPRASTELKIPAAHSLHHEYNSLACTIEIVDDVFAAIDHIHRHGSAHTDCIVADDQEVAQIFLNQVDSAAVFHNASTRFCDGARFGLGAEVGISTSRIHARGPVGVEGLLTTRWILRGSGQVVDGDKGVVYTHKNLTL from the exons ATGGAAAAAGGGAGTAAGAGAGAAGGGGGAGAGGGGCCGCAGGCGTCAGCCGCCCCCCCTCTCCCTCCGCCCCTGCATTCCATCGGAAAGGACCCATCACACACCCTAACTCCAAAAACCGATGCCTTACCACTTGGCTATACTCCATACGGTCGGGTCCCGCCGTTCGCCGCCATGGATCCAACCAGAGCCTTCCTCAAAGACGTCAAGCGCATCATTATCAAG GTGGGAACCGCTGTTGTCACTAGAACTGATGGGAGGCTTGCTTTGGGAAGAATTGGAGCTCTTTGCGAGCAG ATCAAAGAACTGAACTCATGCGGGTTTGAGGTCATTTTGGTTACTTCTGGTGCTGTTGGTGTTGGCCGGCAAAGGCTTAGATACCGGAAGCTGATCAACAGCAG TTTTGCTGACCTTCAAAAACCTCAAGTGGAACTAGATGGAAAAGCTTGTGCTGCCGTTGGCCAAAGTGGTCTCATGGCTTTGTATGATGCTTTATTTAGTCAG CTGGATGTGGCCTCATCTCAACTTCTTGTGACCGATAATGATTTTAGAGATTCAGACTTCAGGACGCAGCTTACTGAAACTGTGAATTCGTTATTAGCACTCAAAGTGATTcctgtttttaatgaaaatgatgCAATCAGTACTAGGAAGGCTCCTTATGAG GACTCATCTGGTATCTTTTGGGACAATGACAGTTTGGCAGCTTTGCTGGCATTGGAGTTGAAAGCTGATCTTCTTGTTTTGCTCAGTGATGTAGAAGGTCTGTATAGTGGTCCTCCAGGTGAACGTGATTCAAggattatacatacatatgtaaAGGAAAAGCATCAGGGGGAGATAACTTTTGGGGATAAGTCCAGAGTGGGAAGAGGTGGGATGACTGCTAAAGTAAAGGCAGCTGTTTATGCTGCTTCTGCTGGAACTCCAGTTGTTATCACCAG TGGTTTTGCCACAGATAACATCATCAAGGTACTCCAAGGAGAGAGAGTTGGTACTCTTTTCCATCGAGATGCACATCTTTGGGTTTTATCGAAAGAAGTTGGTGCACGTGAAATGGCTGTTTCTGCAAGGGAATGTTCAAGGCGTTTACAG aGCCTATCATCAAATGATCGTAGGAAGATACTGCTGGCCATTGCTGATGCTCTGGAAGCAAatgaaaatttgattaaaattgagAATGAGGCTGATGTTGTTGCTGCTCAGCAGGCTGCATACGACAAGTCTTTGATATCTCGATTGACTTTGAAGCCTGGGAAG ATTTCAAGCCTTTCCAACTCCATTCGCATACTTGCAAATATGGAAGAACCAATTGGCCAAGTTTTGAAAAGAACAGAG CTTGCAGATGGTCTAATCTTGGAGAAGACATCATGTCCCTTGGGTGTTTTGCTAATTGTTTTTGAGTCACGACCAGATGCTTTGGTTCAG ATTGCATCTTTAGCAGTTCGGAGTGGGAATGGTCTTCTTCTTAAAGGAGGGAAAGAAGCCATGAGATCTAATGCAATCTTGCATAAG GTTATTACTGGGGCCATCCCATCTAGTGTTGGTGAGAAGCTAATTGGACTTGTTACATCAAGAGATGAGATTTCTGATTTGCTAAAG CTTGATGATGTGATTGATCTTGTGATTCCGAGAGGAAGCAATAAACTTGTAACTCTTATCAAGGAGTCAACCAAGATTCCTGTTCTAGGTCATGCTG ATGGAATTTGCCATGTTTACATTGATAAATCAGCTAATATGGACATGGCAAAGGGCATTGTTGCAGATGCAAAGTTAGATTATCCTGCTGCCTGTAATGCAATG GAAACACTTCTTGTGCATGAGCATCTTCTAAAGACTGAAGAGCtaaatgatttaattgttgCGCTTAGAGGAGAAG GAGTTGTTCTCTATGGTGGGCCTAGAGCAAGTACTGAATTGAAAATTCCAGCTGCCCATTCATTACATCACGAGTATAACTCCTTGGCTTGCACaattgagattgttgatgatgtATTTGCTGCAATTGACCATATACATCGTCATGGGAG TGCTCATACAGATTGCATAGTTGCTGATGATCAAGAAGTAGCTCAAATTTTTCTTAACCAAGTTGACAG TGCCGCTGTCTTTCACAATGCAAGCACGCGTTTCTGTGATGGTGCACGTTTTGGCCTTGGTGCTGAG GTTGGCATAAGCACAAGCAGAATTCATGCACGAGGGCCCGTTGGCGTTGAAGGACTACTCACCACACGCTG GATCCTCAGAGGGAGCGGGCAGGTGGTGGATGGCGATAAAGGGGTTGTATACACTCACAAGAATCTCACTCTGTAG
- the LOC120262441 gene encoding DNA-binding protein DDB_G0278111, with amino-acid sequence MDDSELEAIRQRRMQELMAQHGMTNQQNSGSQKAQEDAKMEAEERRQLMLSQILSAQARERLARIALVKADKAKGVEDVVLRAAQMGQITEKVSEEKLISLLKQINDQTSKPTKVTIQRRRNVLEDDD; translated from the exons ATG GATGATTCAGAGCTGGAAGCTATAAGACAAAGAAGAATGCAAGAGTTGATGGCCCAACATGGCATG ACTAATCAGCAAAATTCAGGCTCGCAGAAAGCACAAGAAGATGCAAAAAT GGAAGCGGAAGAACGGAGACAGCTGATGCTAAGTCAGATTTTATCTGCTCAAGCGAGAGAGAGAC TTGCTCGGATCGCTTTGGTGAAAGCTGATAAAGCAAAAGGAGTAGAAGATGTTGTCCTTAGGGCTGCTCAAATGGGGCAGATAACTGAAAAG GTATCTGAAGAGAAGCTTATATCACTCCTCAAGCAGATCAATGACCAAACTAGCAAACCGACCAAAGTCACa ATTCAAAGACGTCGAAATGTTCTTGAGGATGATGACTAG